Part of the Thermodesulfovibrionales bacterium genome, GTCCACGATCAATAGTTTCTCAGGCATCGTTTCCCTCCCGTCTATTTTACCACAGGCAGAGTTATAACGAATTTTGTTCCGGGTGTATTCGACTCGTCTCTCGTCCTCGTTTCAAAGCTTATCGTGCCGCCGTGCTTGTCTATAATCCCATACGCTATCGAGAGCCCCAACCCGGTTCCTTCTCCCACCTTCTTGGTCGTGAAAAAGGGATCGAATATTTTGGCACGTTCCTTTTGCTTGATCCCCGGACCGGTGTCGGCGATCTGTATCTCCACACGTTTCCCTTCTTCTACGGCCCTTGAGGTAACGGTGAGCGTACCGCCGCCTTTCATTTCATGAATGGCATTATTAATGATATTAAAAAAAACCTGCTGCAGTTCCCCAAAACTCCCTCTTATTATCGGCAGACTTTCGGACAGGTCGAGGTTGACGGAAATGCGGTTAGTCGTCAGCACGCTTTCGACGACGGCGAGAACAGACCGGATATTCTTCTGAATGTCTACGTCCTCTTCCCGGTATTCCGTGTATCTTGCGAAACCGAGGAGGTTTTCGACGATCCTCTTTGCGTTCTGTCCCTGCCTC contains:
- a CDS encoding response regulator — its product is MNILLVDDEVDFLNVLSKRLEARGFVIDTATNGETAIASAKDKAFDVIVLDLSMPDIDGIETLKRIKKDNPDMQVIVLTGHATVEKSVDAMKEGAVDFLEKPVDLSKLIGKMKVAHEIAEKKKIEQQMAHTEKLASLGTLAAGIAHEINNPLTIILGFTDLLLEKVPQDSEFHELLKAVERQGQNAKRIVENLLGFARYTEYREEDVDIQKNIRSVLAVVESVLTTNRISVNLDLSESLPIIRGSFGELQQVFFNIINNAIHEMKGGGTLTVTSRAVEEGKRVEIQIADTGPGIKQKERAKIFDPFFTTKKVGEGTGLGLSIAYGIIDKHGGTISFETRTRDESNTPGTKFVITLPVVK